The following is a genomic window from Candidatus Zixiibacteriota bacterium.
AACGTGGAGATTGCGCTCGAGATCCGCGGCATCGAGAAGGCCGTCCGGCGGCGGCGGGCGCGAGACCTGATCGAGCGCGTGGGGCTGGCGGGTTTCGAGGACCATTACCCGCACGAGCTTTCCGGAGGGATGCGGCAACGCGCCAACATCATCCGCACGCTGATCTACGACCCCGAGCTGATCCTCATGGACGAGCCTTTCGGCCCGCTGGACGCCCAGACGCGAATCGTGCTCCAGGATCAGCTCCTCAAGCTCTGGGCGGCATCGAAAAAGACCATCGTGTTCATCACCCACGACCTGGTGGAGGCGATCACGCTGGCGGATCGCGTCGTATTGATGACCTCGCGGCCGGGCAGGATCAAGCTCGTCGAAGCGATCGACATCCCGCGGCCCAGGGATGTCTTTCAGATCCATGAAAACCGGAGCTTTCAATCCGCCTATGAAAAATTGTGGCGCGAGCTGCGGCCCGAAGTGAAGCTGGCGGAGGCGCCGTGCTGACGAGTCGGGGCGGTGGACATGACGAGAGGAGCGCCGGGACACGGTTCCGGGTTCGTTGCCGCAGATGCAAGGTTCGGTTCCCAAAGGCTCGAGAGAGAAAGGGGGAGCATCCCATGAAGCGCGCAATCGTACTGTTGCTCGCCGGCTTTTCCCTCCTTGGATCTTACCGCCCGGCCGGCGCCCAGCCGCTCCGGAAGGTCAGGATGACGATGCCGGTGGTCGCCCACTCGATGACGCCGGTGTACGTGGCTCAGAGCCGGGGCTTTTTCGGCGATGAAAAGCTCGAGGTCGACGTCACCTCCACGGGCGGCGGCGGCCCGGATATCCGGGCCCTCATCGCCGGCGAGGTGGAATTCACCTTCACGACCGGCGACAACGTGATCCTCGCATACCAGGAGGGCAAGAAGCTGCGGATGGTGATGGCCGCTCTCAACAAGGTCTTCATCAACTGGGCGATCCACAAGGAGGCCGCCAAGGCGAAGGGGATCACGGAATCCATGCCGCTCGCCGACAAGATCAAGG
Proteins encoded in this region:
- a CDS encoding ABC transporter ATP-binding protein — translated: MALLSVEGLRKEYQARGRKVAALDGVDLSVAEGEFVTIVGPSGCGKSTLLNLIVGLLPSTSGRVLFRGEPVVDVCTRIGYVTQRDNLLPWRTLIENVEIALEIRGIEKAVRRRRARDLIERVGLAGFEDHYPHELSGGMRQRANIIRTLIYDPELILMDEPFGPLDAQTRIVLQDQLLKLWAASKKTIVFITHDLVEAITLADRVVLMTSRPGRIKLVEAIDIPRPRDVFQIHENRSFQSAYEKLWRELRPEVKLAEAPC